Proteins found in one Patagioenas fasciata isolate bPatFas1 chromosome 13, bPatFas1.hap1, whole genome shotgun sequence genomic segment:
- the LOC136107559 gene encoding SNF-related serine/threonine-protein kinase-like isoform X1 — translation MPHPPHPTLLSSSPSNSARRPSLCDTATMAGAQGCGEGKIAGLYDLERTLGKGHFAVVKLARHVFTGQRVAVKVIDKSKLAGEAAGQLLQEVRCMKLVQHPNVVRLYEVIDTHAKLYLILELGDGGDMFDHIMRHEGGLTEARAKHYFAQIVHAISYCHKLHVVHRDLKPENVVFFQEQEVVKLTDFGFSNRFQPGKMLTTSCGSLAYSAPEILLGDEYDAPAVDIWSLGVILYMLVCGHPPFQEANDSETLTMIMDCRYTVPPHVSAQCTDLISRMLQRDPKQRASLEQIEGHAWLQGVDPSPASRCLLPLTSHKRVSEEEHEIILQAMTCGNIADRDTIQEALEADRYNHITATYFLLAERMLREKQEKQGHRLSLVYNLAKEVQSRTNLSDTFGPASSAGGLSPFMEASGGRTMSPRLPPGADLVGRQTPGTLLKVPAVDTTITKSTPALQQICEEEEEDEEEEEGRPSTMERKSSSLNQEQMRAFLHAHCPPCRGEVWGPGPELGIRGGRLGAAWAGKGASGGRGPLVAREDGAEVPRRGENVELGGSLAEPPRERAATPPPQSSPAGVPWAQGTETTPATLPGPMDKSLGPTSPASPAQRSVENLGLGGTEGVAENVIKLDPGKSKGGSLRDRLLQFPLCEKALAFKIRPGSKESLLSLGQFNCCHVI, via the exons ATGCCCCATCCTCCACACCCCACATTGCTCAGCAGCTCCCCCTCCAACAGCGCCCGACGCCCGTCGCTGTGTGACACCGCCACCATGGCCGGGGCGCAGGGCTGCGGCGAGGGGAAGATCGCAGGGCTGTACGACCTGGAGCGCACGCTGGGCAAGGGCCACTTTGCGGTGGTGAAGCTGGCGCGGCACGTCTTCACCGGGCAGCGGGTGGCCGTCAAGGTGATCGACAAGAGCAAGCtggcgggggaggcggcggggcagcTCCTGCAGGAGGTGCGCTGCATGAAGCTGGTCCAGCACCCCAACGTGGTGCGCCTCTACGAGGTCATCGACACCCACGCCAAGCTCTACCTCATCCTGGAGCTGGGTGACGGCGGGGACATGTTCGACCACATCATGCGGCACGAGGGCGGGCTGACCGAGGCGCGGGCCAAGCACTATTTTGCCCAGATCGTCCACGCCATCTCCTACTGCCACAAGCTCCACGTGGTCCACCGCGACCTCAAGCCCGAGAATGTGGTCTTCTTCCAGGAGCAGGAGGTGGTCAAGCTCACTGACTTCGGCTTCAGCAACCGCTTCCAACCCGGCAAGATGCTCACCACCAGCTGCGGCTCGCTGGCCTACTCGGCGCCCGAGATCCTGCTTGGGGATGAGTACGATGCCCCGGCTGTCG ACATCTGGAGCCTGGGGGTCATCCTCTACATGCTGGTGTGCGGCCATCCCCCCTTCCAGGAGGCCAACGACAGCGAGACCCTCACCATGATCATGGACTGTCGCTACACCGTCCCCCCGCACGTCTCGGCACAGTGCACGGA TCTCATCTCCAGGATGCTGCAGCGGGACCCGAAGCAGCGAGCCTCCCTGGAGCAGATCGAGGGCCATGCGTGGCTGCAGGGGGTGGACCCGTCCCCCGCCAGCCGCTGCCTGCTGCCCCTCACCTCCCACAAGCGCGTGTCCGAGGAGGAGCACGAAATCATCCTCCAGGCCATGACGTGCGGGAACATCGCGGACCGGGACACCATCCAGGA GGCGCTGGAGGCCGACCGCTACAACCACATCACGGCCACGTATTTCCTGTTGGCGGAGAGGATGCTGCGGGAGAAGCAGGAGAAGCAGGGCCACCGCCTCAGCCTCGTCTACAACCTGGCCAAGGAGGTGCAGAGCAG GACCAACTTATCAGACACATTCGGCCCCGCAAGCAGCGCTGGTGGCCTCTCGCCCTTCATGGAAGCATCAGGTGGTCGCACCATGAGTCCCCGGCTGCCCCCCGGAGCGGACCTTGTTGGCCGGCAAACCCCTGGGACCCTGCTGAAGGTCCCCGCTGTTGACACCACCATCACCAAGagcaccccagccctgcagcagatctgtgaagaggaagaggaggatgaggaggaggaggaagggagaccGAGCACCATGGAGAGGAAGAGCAGCTCGCTGAACCAGGAGCAGATGCGAGCCTTCCTGCATGCCCACTGCCCGCCTTGCCGCGGGGAGGTCTGGGGGCCGGGGCCTGAGCTGGGGATCCGGGGTGGGCGCCTGGGGGCAGCCTGGGCTGGGAAGGGAGCGAGCGGGGGCCGGGGTCCCCTGGTGGCACGAGAGGATGGAGctgaggtccccaggaggggagagaacgtggagctgggagggtccTTGGCAGAGCCCCCCAGGGAAAGGGCAGCCACCCCGCCAccccagagcagccctgctgggGTCCCTTGGGCACAGGGGACAGAGACAACGCCCGCCACCCTCCCGGGTCCCATGGACAAGTCCCTGGGGCCCACATcacctgccagcccagcccagcggtCAGTGGAGAACTTGGGCCTGGGCGGCACTGAGGGCGTTGCAGAGAACGTCATCAAGCTGGACCCAGGCaagagcaaggggggcagcctgCGGGACAGGCTTCTGCAGTTCCCGCTCTGCGAGAAAGCCCTGGCCTTCAAAATCCGGCCAGGCTCCAAGGAGAGTCTCCTCTCCCTGGGGCAGTTCAACTGCTGCCATGTCATTTAA
- the LOC136107559 gene encoding SNF-related serine/threonine-protein kinase-like isoform X2 — MAGAQGCGEGKIAGLYDLERTLGKGHFAVVKLARHVFTGQRVAVKVIDKSKLAGEAAGQLLQEVRCMKLVQHPNVVRLYEVIDTHAKLYLILELGDGGDMFDHIMRHEGGLTEARAKHYFAQIVHAISYCHKLHVVHRDLKPENVVFFQEQEVVKLTDFGFSNRFQPGKMLTTSCGSLAYSAPEILLGDEYDAPAVDIWSLGVILYMLVCGHPPFQEANDSETLTMIMDCRYTVPPHVSAQCTDLISRMLQRDPKQRASLEQIEGHAWLQGVDPSPASRCLLPLTSHKRVSEEEHEIILQAMTCGNIADRDTIQEALEADRYNHITATYFLLAERMLREKQEKQGHRLSLVYNLAKEVQSRTNLSDTFGPASSAGGLSPFMEASGGRTMSPRLPPGADLVGRQTPGTLLKVPAVDTTITKSTPALQQICEEEEEDEEEEEGRPSTMERKSSSLNQEQMRAFLHAHCPPCRGEVWGPGPELGIRGGRLGAAWAGKGASGGRGPLVAREDGAEVPRRGENVELGGSLAEPPRERAATPPPQSSPAGVPWAQGTETTPATLPGPMDKSLGPTSPASPAQRSVENLGLGGTEGVAENVIKLDPGKSKGGSLRDRLLQFPLCEKALAFKIRPGSKESLLSLGQFNCCHVI; from the exons ATGGCCGGGGCGCAGGGCTGCGGCGAGGGGAAGATCGCAGGGCTGTACGACCTGGAGCGCACGCTGGGCAAGGGCCACTTTGCGGTGGTGAAGCTGGCGCGGCACGTCTTCACCGGGCAGCGGGTGGCCGTCAAGGTGATCGACAAGAGCAAGCtggcgggggaggcggcggggcagcTCCTGCAGGAGGTGCGCTGCATGAAGCTGGTCCAGCACCCCAACGTGGTGCGCCTCTACGAGGTCATCGACACCCACGCCAAGCTCTACCTCATCCTGGAGCTGGGTGACGGCGGGGACATGTTCGACCACATCATGCGGCACGAGGGCGGGCTGACCGAGGCGCGGGCCAAGCACTATTTTGCCCAGATCGTCCACGCCATCTCCTACTGCCACAAGCTCCACGTGGTCCACCGCGACCTCAAGCCCGAGAATGTGGTCTTCTTCCAGGAGCAGGAGGTGGTCAAGCTCACTGACTTCGGCTTCAGCAACCGCTTCCAACCCGGCAAGATGCTCACCACCAGCTGCGGCTCGCTGGCCTACTCGGCGCCCGAGATCCTGCTTGGGGATGAGTACGATGCCCCGGCTGTCG ACATCTGGAGCCTGGGGGTCATCCTCTACATGCTGGTGTGCGGCCATCCCCCCTTCCAGGAGGCCAACGACAGCGAGACCCTCACCATGATCATGGACTGTCGCTACACCGTCCCCCCGCACGTCTCGGCACAGTGCACGGA TCTCATCTCCAGGATGCTGCAGCGGGACCCGAAGCAGCGAGCCTCCCTGGAGCAGATCGAGGGCCATGCGTGGCTGCAGGGGGTGGACCCGTCCCCCGCCAGCCGCTGCCTGCTGCCCCTCACCTCCCACAAGCGCGTGTCCGAGGAGGAGCACGAAATCATCCTCCAGGCCATGACGTGCGGGAACATCGCGGACCGGGACACCATCCAGGA GGCGCTGGAGGCCGACCGCTACAACCACATCACGGCCACGTATTTCCTGTTGGCGGAGAGGATGCTGCGGGAGAAGCAGGAGAAGCAGGGCCACCGCCTCAGCCTCGTCTACAACCTGGCCAAGGAGGTGCAGAGCAG GACCAACTTATCAGACACATTCGGCCCCGCAAGCAGCGCTGGTGGCCTCTCGCCCTTCATGGAAGCATCAGGTGGTCGCACCATGAGTCCCCGGCTGCCCCCCGGAGCGGACCTTGTTGGCCGGCAAACCCCTGGGACCCTGCTGAAGGTCCCCGCTGTTGACACCACCATCACCAAGagcaccccagccctgcagcagatctgtgaagaggaagaggaggatgaggaggaggaggaagggagaccGAGCACCATGGAGAGGAAGAGCAGCTCGCTGAACCAGGAGCAGATGCGAGCCTTCCTGCATGCCCACTGCCCGCCTTGCCGCGGGGAGGTCTGGGGGCCGGGGCCTGAGCTGGGGATCCGGGGTGGGCGCCTGGGGGCAGCCTGGGCTGGGAAGGGAGCGAGCGGGGGCCGGGGTCCCCTGGTGGCACGAGAGGATGGAGctgaggtccccaggaggggagagaacgtggagctgggagggtccTTGGCAGAGCCCCCCAGGGAAAGGGCAGCCACCCCGCCAccccagagcagccctgctgggGTCCCTTGGGCACAGGGGACAGAGACAACGCCCGCCACCCTCCCGGGTCCCATGGACAAGTCCCTGGGGCCCACATcacctgccagcccagcccagcggtCAGTGGAGAACTTGGGCCTGGGCGGCACTGAGGGCGTTGCAGAGAACGTCATCAAGCTGGACCCAGGCaagagcaaggggggcagcctgCGGGACAGGCTTCTGCAGTTCCCGCTCTGCGAGAAAGCCCTGGCCTTCAAAATCCGGCCAGGCTCCAAGGAGAGTCTCCTCTCCCTGGGGCAGTTCAACTGCTGCCATGTCATTTAA
- the AGRP gene encoding agouti-related protein, with translation MLNVLLLCCGLLQGIQAILSADLSHSHLQKENGRLEGIDRAHYSSLLQKVKEMSAEPAGALPRLGFEPVAQEVQEVNGDFVRRASTLEPQATSAELQAEGREARAPRRCIRLLESCLGQQQVPCCDPCATCYCRFFNSVCYCRKLSTASSCGKN, from the exons ATGCTGAacgtgctgctgctgtgctgtgggCTGCTGCAGGGCATCCAGGCCATCCTCAGTGCCGACCTCAGCCACAGCCACCTGCAGAAAGAGAATGGCAGGCTGGAGGGGATCGACAGAGCTCACTACTCCAGCCTGCTACAGAAAGTCAAGGAGATGTCTGCAGAGCCGGCGG GAGCTCTCCCCAGGTTGGGGTTTGAGCCAGTGGCCCAGGAGGTCCAAGAAGTCAATGGTGACTTTGTGCGGAGAGCCAGCACGCTGGAACCACAG GCGACATCTGCAGAACTGCAAGCCGAAGGGCGAGAAGCGCGCGCCCCCCGCCGCTGCATCCGCCTCCTCGagtcctgccttggccagcagcaggtccccTGCTGTGACCCCTGCGCCACCTGCTACTGCCGCTTCTTCAACTCCGTTTGCTACTGCCGAAAACTCAGCACCGCTTCCTCCTGCGGCAAGAACTGA